The following is a genomic window from Chloroflexota bacterium.
TGCTGATAGACGGGCTGGGGGGCCTCCCCCAACCCGGTTCAGGGAAGACAGAGCTGGAGAGCGCCCGCAAACCCAACCTGGATGCCCTGGCGGAGAAGAGCACTCTGGGCCTGCTTGAGCCCGTGGGGCCGGGCCTTACCCCAGGCTCCGCCCCCGGCCATCTGGCCCTCTTCGGCTACGACCCCATCAAGTATGAGGTGGGGAGGGGGGTGCTGGAGGCCCTGGGTATTGACTTTGAGCTCCTGCCCGGGGATGTGGCCGCCCGGGGCAACTTCTGCACCCTGGACGAGAAGGGCAATATCCGGGACCGCCGCGCCGGCAGGCTCTCCACCGAGGAGAGTGCCCGGCTGTGCCAGAAGCTCTCTACTATCGCTCTGGAGGGGGTCCAGCTCTTCGTCCTGCCGGTGAAGGAGCACCGCTTTGGGGTGGTCTTCCGGGGCAGCGGGCTACAGAGCGAGCTCTCTGACTCGGACCCCCAGAAGGACGGCCTGGCCCCCGTGGAGGTGAAACCCCTGGTGGCGGGGGCCAGGGCCACGGCCCGGCTGGCCAACCGCTTCATCGCCCAGGCCCGGGCCCTCCTCCGGGGGGAGAAGACGGCCAATATGGTCCTCCTCCGCGGCTTCTCCCACGTGCCAGGCCTGCCTTCCATGTCGGAGCTCTTCCGCGTGC
Proteins encoded in this region:
- a CDS encoding 2,3-bisphosphoglycerate-independent phosphoglycerate mutase, which codes for MEKLSGLVRETPSKIVLLLIDGLGGLPQPGSGKTELESARKPNLDALAEKSTLGLLEPVGPGLTPGSAPGHLALFGYDPIKYEVGRGVLEALGIDFELLPGDVAARGNFCTLDEKGNIRDRRAGRLSTEESARLCQKLSTIALEGVQLFVLPVKEHRFGVVFRGSGLQSELSDSDPQKDGLAPVEVKPLVAGARATARLANRFIAQARALLRGEKTANMVLLRGFSHVPGLPSMSELFRVRPAAIASYPVYRGLAKLVGMAVLPTGPGLEDALNTLAQNWARYDFFFLHVKEADMAGEDGDFDRKVQVIEEVDGQLPRVLALKPEVLVVTGDHSTPAVLKGHSWHPVPFLLYSSTCRPDGIAEFGERACGRGALGLFPSLHVLPLALAHAGKLVKYGA